A section of the Serratia liquefaciens ATCC 27592 genome encodes:
- a CDS encoding arylamine N-acetyltransferase family protein codes for MDRQRYLQHIGFAGIPQPDLLTLQQLHRCHMLSVPFENLSIIYHQGIHLEEQALFNKIVERNRGGFCYELNRLFALLLKDIGFKVNFISGEIRARDGSFGAPFDHMALMVALDQPYLVDVGFGDSFLTPLKITTTEQQPQTSGTFHLEQEGEIYYLERRNGDNRSHAKTLYRFTLQKRELNEFADMCEYHSTSPQSHFTQKLVCSHATENGRVTISENKLIITEDHHRRESTLHSEQERREALMRYFGIDLDN; via the coding sequence GTGGATAGACAACGCTACCTGCAACATATTGGATTCGCGGGCATCCCCCAACCAGACCTCCTGACGCTGCAGCAATTACACCGCTGCCATATGCTGAGCGTGCCCTTTGAGAACCTGAGCATTATTTACCATCAGGGCATTCATCTGGAAGAACAGGCGCTGTTCAATAAAATTGTCGAACGCAACCGTGGCGGTTTTTGCTATGAGTTGAACCGGCTGTTCGCCCTGCTGCTGAAAGACATCGGTTTCAAGGTGAATTTTATTTCCGGCGAGATCCGCGCCCGCGACGGCAGCTTCGGCGCGCCCTTCGATCATATGGCGCTGATGGTAGCGCTGGATCAGCCGTATCTGGTGGACGTGGGGTTTGGTGATTCCTTCCTGACGCCCTTAAAGATAACCACCACCGAACAACAGCCGCAAACCAGTGGCACTTTCCATCTGGAACAGGAAGGCGAAATCTACTATCTGGAACGCCGCAATGGCGACAACCGTTCGCATGCCAAAACCCTGTACCGCTTTACCCTGCAAAAACGCGAGCTCAACGAGTTTGCCGACATGTGTGAATACCACAGCACTTCACCGCAGTCGCACTTCACCCAAAAACTGGTGTGTTCCCACGCCACAGAAAATGGCCGCGTGACGATCAGTGAGAACAAGCTGATTATCACCGAAGATCACCACCGTCGGGAGTCGACGTTGCATTCGGAACAGGAGCGCCGTGAAGCGCTGATGCGCTATTTTGGTATCGATCTGGACAACTGA
- a CDS encoding LysR substrate-binding domain-containing protein, whose translation MKLKLNAQPRLPSLKALHTFEVASRCASFTEAAEELNVTLGAVSRQIRHLENELGVELFHRKGNAVALNETGKRLAIDVTHALTLLQKASDRARPEQQQTLKLTCTLGIASHWLAARLPALRRADPDVSLVLDANESLRDLASGEADIAIRYSPTDNPPPHSHELLADAFAPLASPSFLAAHSAPITAADLASLQLIHSPWKDGHKLGVAGWQDWFAAFGEGTTAPRGIITFNSVGHALQEAIDGNGVVLGSLAVAQDALAAGKLVRVFGENQQLPAAYQYRLCWADSAFVSTTTRRWVNLLLQAAGKPPAF comes from the coding sequence ATGAAACTCAAGCTGAACGCTCAACCTCGCCTGCCGTCGCTGAAAGCCTTGCATACCTTCGAGGTTGCTTCCCGCTGCGCCAGTTTTACCGAAGCGGCGGAAGAGTTGAACGTGACGCTGGGTGCGGTCAGCCGCCAGATACGTCATCTGGAGAACGAGCTGGGGGTGGAACTGTTTCACCGCAAGGGCAATGCGGTAGCGCTTAACGAGACCGGAAAAAGGCTGGCGATTGATGTCACCCACGCGCTGACGCTGCTGCAAAAAGCCAGTGACCGCGCCCGGCCAGAGCAACAGCAAACGCTGAAACTGACCTGTACCCTGGGGATCGCCAGCCATTGGCTGGCGGCACGTTTGCCGGCGTTACGCCGTGCCGATCCTGATGTTTCTCTGGTGTTGGATGCCAACGAAAGCTTACGCGATCTGGCCAGTGGTGAAGCCGACATTGCTATCCGCTATAGCCCCACTGACAACCCGCCGCCACACTCGCACGAACTCCTCGCCGATGCCTTCGCCCCGCTGGCAAGCCCAAGCTTTCTCGCCGCCCATTCAGCGCCGATCACCGCCGCTGACTTGGCATCGTTGCAGCTGATCCATTCGCCGTGGAAAGACGGGCATAAGCTCGGCGTTGCCGGTTGGCAGGACTGGTTTGCCGCCTTTGGCGAAGGCACCACCGCGCCACGCGGTATAATCACCTTTAACAGCGTCGGGCATGCGCTGCAAGAAGCCATCGACGGCAACGGCGTGGTACTCGGTAGCCTGGCGGTCGCTCAGGACGCCCTGGCTGCCGGCAAGCTGGTTCGGGTGTTTGGCGAAAACCAACAACTGCCCGCAGCCTATCAATATCGCCTGTGCTGGGCGGACAGCGCGTTCGTTAGCACCACCACCCGCCGCTGGGTGAATTTGCTGCTACAGGCGGCCGGTAAACCCCCGGCGTTCTGA
- a CDS encoding DMT family transporter, producing MMGLAAALCWGSTDFLIGINARAVGVRRAVFFSQAIGFVIFSAWLWATSAPWLEASASIWGLALLAASLTVGGTLALSQAFAIGKAAMVAPLVTSYGAVTTLLSWISGERLGALTLVGLAVCLLGVMLTAVSPGRQPGRSRSTLPAVTFALIAAFCYGTGFWLQGKYTLPVLGPSLSLWLGYTVGLTAVLALNTDRRALVSRPNWRQGGLLLLASLLSLAGFSAFAMGAGSGSLAIVTVLSTLSGGIAALLGALLLRERLSSLQWLGVLTVLAGALVLHMK from the coding sequence ATGATGGGGCTGGCCGCCGCGCTGTGCTGGGGCAGCACGGATTTTTTGATTGGCATTAACGCCCGAGCGGTGGGGGTGCGCAGAGCGGTATTTTTCTCGCAGGCGATTGGCTTTGTGATTTTTAGCGCGTGGTTATGGGCCACTTCGGCCCCTTGGTTAGAAGCTTCAGCTTCCATTTGGGGGCTGGCGCTGCTGGCCGCGAGCCTGACGGTGGGGGGAACGCTTGCGCTGTCGCAGGCCTTCGCTATCGGCAAGGCGGCGATGGTGGCGCCGCTGGTCACCAGCTACGGTGCGGTCACTACGCTGTTATCGTGGATCAGCGGTGAACGGCTGGGAGCTTTGACCCTGGTAGGGCTGGCGGTGTGTCTGCTGGGCGTCATGTTGACTGCCGTGAGCCCGGGGCGTCAGCCGGGCAGATCGCGCTCGACTTTGCCCGCAGTGACCTTTGCGCTGATCGCCGCCTTTTGTTATGGCACCGGTTTCTGGTTACAAGGGAAATACACGCTGCCGGTGCTGGGGCCGAGCCTTAGCCTGTGGCTTGGTTATACGGTGGGGCTGACGGCTGTGCTAGCGCTGAATACTGACCGACGCGCTTTGGTAAGCCGACCTAACTGGCGACAAGGAGGACTGCTGTTGCTGGCCAGCCTGCTGAGTCTGGCGGGCTTTAGCGCATTTGCCATGGGGGCCGGTAGCGGATCGCTGGCGATTGTGACGGTGCTGAGCACCCTGTCTGGCGGCATTGCCGCATTGCTCGGCGCGCTGTTACTGCGCGAGCGGCTATCTTCCTTGCAGTGGCTTGGGGTATTGACGGTATTGGCGGGTGCCCTGGTGCTGCATATGAAGTGA
- the dusC gene encoding tRNA dihydrouridine(16) synthase DusC, which translates to MRVLLAPMEGVLDSLVRELLTEVNDYDLCITEFLRVVDQLLPAKSFYRLCPELHHASRTPSGTLVRIQLLGQYPQWLAENAARAVELGSYGVDLNCGCPSKLVNGSGGGATLLKDPELIYQGAKAMRAAVPDHLPVTVKVRLGWDSDSRSFEIADAVQQAGATELAVHGRTKEDGYKAERINWAAIGEIRKRLTIPVIANGEIWDWQSAQDCLQTTGCDAVMLGRGALNVPNLSRVVKYNEPRMPWPQVVQLLQKYVHLEKQGDTGLYHVARIKQWLGYLRKEYDEATELFGEVRTLNNSKDIARVICRSE; encoded by the coding sequence ATGCGCGTATTATTGGCTCCGATGGAGGGCGTTCTCGATTCTTTGGTGCGTGAGTTACTCACCGAAGTGAACGACTACGACCTGTGCATCACCGAATTTCTGCGCGTGGTCGATCAGCTGTTACCCGCCAAATCTTTCTATCGCCTGTGCCCCGAACTGCATCATGCCAGCCGCACGCCGTCCGGCACCCTGGTGCGCATCCAATTGCTGGGCCAATATCCGCAGTGGCTGGCGGAAAACGCCGCCCGTGCGGTTGAACTCGGGTCCTATGGCGTCGATCTCAACTGCGGCTGCCCGTCCAAGCTGGTCAACGGCAGCGGCGGTGGCGCGACGCTGCTGAAAGATCCGGAGCTGATTTATCAGGGGGCCAAAGCGATGCGTGCGGCGGTGCCGGATCATTTGCCGGTCACGGTAAAAGTTCGGTTAGGTTGGGACAGCGACAGCCGCAGTTTTGAAATCGCCGACGCGGTGCAACAGGCGGGTGCCACCGAACTGGCGGTGCATGGCCGCACCAAAGAGGACGGCTACAAGGCCGAGCGCATTAACTGGGCGGCGATTGGCGAGATCCGCAAGCGGCTGACCATACCGGTGATCGCCAACGGTGAAATCTGGGACTGGCAAAGCGCACAAGATTGCCTGCAAACCACCGGCTGTGATGCGGTGATGCTGGGGCGCGGCGCGCTTAACGTGCCGAACCTGAGCCGGGTGGTGAAGTATAACGAACCGCGCATGCCCTGGCCGCAGGTGGTGCAGCTGCTGCAAAAATATGTTCATCTGGAAAAGCAGGGCGATACTGGCCTTTATCACGTGGCGCGCATCAAGCAGTGGCTGGGTTATTTGCGTAAGGAATATGACGAGGCGACCGAGCTATTCGGCGAAGTGCGAACCTTGAATAATTCAAAAGATATCGCCCGGGTAATTTGCCGCTCGGAATAA
- a CDS encoding universal stress protein, which translates to MKTLLVAVDNSATARKVISLAAEQGLAQRATVVVLCCVDLSYSTTGPYDIAVGEDPADFGCAQDEQGAAAAVVRQALSELKDAGVSARGKVVPGEPAETIVAQAKELNASMIIMGRRHLSPFNRLLRGSHSALVIENADCPVLIDVRAD; encoded by the coding sequence ATGAAAACGCTGTTGGTCGCAGTTGATAATTCCGCCACTGCTCGTAAAGTTATTTCACTGGCTGCTGAACAGGGGTTGGCCCAACGGGCAACGGTAGTGGTGCTATGCTGTGTGGACCTCAGCTATTCCACGACGGGCCCCTATGACATTGCCGTCGGTGAAGATCCGGCGGATTTTGGCTGCGCACAGGATGAACAAGGCGCAGCGGCAGCCGTAGTGCGTCAGGCGCTGAGTGAATTGAAAGATGCCGGTGTCAGCGCGCGTGGCAAGGTAGTGCCCGGAGAACCGGCGGAAACCATAGTGGCTCAGGCTAAAGAGCTGAATGCCAGCATGATTATTATGGGCCGCAGGCATCTTTCACCCTTTAACCGTTTGTTGAGAGGCTCGCACAGCGCTTTGGTAATAGAAAACGCCGACTGCCCGGTGCTGATCGACGTACGCGCTGATTGA
- a CDS encoding NAD(P)/FAD-dependent oxidoreductase, which yields MDLSDRHILIVGAGIIGAIIAYHLARRGVKVTVIDQHHPASGATGSSFGWIHSTVSDDAPDVLLRRTSVADWHRLEKEVPELWLHWAGALSYDSDSLAAQAHEKMLEQSVISQLEPAMNNPPPQAYYAKQDGAVDPIDATHALLDRACSLGAVLKTQTPVIGLVREGDAITGVDTLQGTFNADCVVLACGTGISPLLNAIGISLPIKASPAILLRYSTQDHVINTLISGDDIEVRHARNGDILAAEDYPAVGGADEMASDTLAAIAKRLKGTGSARLLSQSVGQRPVPEDKCPVMGFIGEVTGLYVAVMHPAVTCAATVGRWVSEELIDGKNREIPERYRPTRFCEK from the coding sequence ATGGATCTCTCTGACAGGCATATTCTTATTGTGGGCGCAGGCATTATCGGCGCGATCATCGCTTATCATTTGGCTCGCCGTGGTGTGAAGGTCACCGTCATTGACCAACACCACCCGGCATCAGGTGCCACCGGCAGCTCTTTCGGCTGGATCCACAGCACGGTGAGTGATGATGCGCCCGATGTCCTGCTCCGCCGTACGTCCGTGGCCGACTGGCATCGGCTGGAGAAAGAAGTGCCGGAGCTTTGGCTGCATTGGGCCGGCGCACTGAGTTACGACAGCGATTCATTGGCGGCTCAGGCCCATGAAAAAATGCTTGAGCAATCCGTGATCTCCCAGCTTGAACCCGCGATGAATAATCCGCCTCCACAGGCTTATTATGCAAAACAGGATGGCGCCGTTGACCCTATCGACGCCACCCACGCCTTGCTGGATAGGGCTTGCAGCCTCGGCGCTGTATTAAAAACCCAGACGCCGGTCATCGGACTCGTCAGAGAAGGCGATGCCATTACCGGCGTTGACACCCTGCAGGGAACGTTCAACGCAGATTGTGTCGTGCTGGCCTGCGGAACGGGTATTTCCCCTTTGCTAAACGCCATTGGCATCTCACTTCCGATTAAAGCTTCGCCGGCAATTTTGCTGCGCTACAGCACGCAGGACCACGTCATCAATACCCTCATTTCAGGGGATGATATAGAAGTTCGCCATGCCCGCAACGGCGATATCCTGGCCGCTGAAGATTATCCGGCCGTTGGTGGTGCTGATGAGATGGCTTCCGACACCTTGGCGGCAATAGCCAAAAGGTTGAAAGGGACAGGATCCGCACGCCTGCTCAGCCAATCGGTGGGACAACGGCCCGTACCCGAGGACAAATGCCCCGTCATGGGGTTTATCGGTGAGGTTACTGGGCTTTATGTGGCCGTGATGCATCCGGCGGTAACCTGCGCCGCCACGGTTGGAAGGTGGGTCAGTGAAGAACTGATCGACGGTAAAAACCGGGAAATCCCCGAGCGTTATCGACCCACGCGTTTTTGCGAAAAATAG
- a CDS encoding D-2-hydroxyacid dehydrogenase family protein: protein MKLKCAILDDYQQVALGMADWSAIADRVEVFAMSQHFTDEAELAVHLQDCDILVIMRERTPITASLLVRLPKLKLVITSGMRNASVDLAAAAQRGVVVCGTASGSAAPMELTWALLLGLAKHIVPENAGLRNNGPWQQALGVTLQGKTLGLLGLGKIGSQMAVVAQAFGMRVVAWSQNLTAEKAAQQGVHLAESKQALFEQSDFVSVHLVLSERTRGLVGQQELQAMKKTAYLINTSRAAIVDRAALIDALQNQRIAGAGLDVFEVEPLPLDDIFRRLPNVLATPHLGYVADDNYGIYFREAIEDIVAFLANEPIRRLS from the coding sequence ATGAAATTGAAGTGTGCAATTCTTGATGATTATCAGCAGGTGGCGCTTGGCATGGCGGACTGGTCGGCTATTGCCGATCGGGTAGAAGTATTCGCCATGAGCCAGCATTTTACCGACGAAGCGGAGTTGGCCGTGCACCTGCAGGATTGCGACATTCTGGTGATCATGCGCGAGCGTACGCCAATCACGGCCTCGCTGTTGGTGCGTTTGCCTAAGTTGAAGCTGGTGATCACCTCGGGTATGCGCAATGCGTCTGTCGATCTGGCCGCGGCGGCTCAACGTGGCGTTGTGGTCTGCGGTACCGCCAGCGGTTCGGCCGCGCCGATGGAGCTGACCTGGGCGCTGTTGCTTGGGCTGGCGAAGCATATCGTGCCGGAAAACGCCGGGCTGCGTAATAACGGCCCCTGGCAGCAGGCGCTGGGCGTGACGCTGCAAGGGAAAACGTTGGGGCTGTTGGGCCTGGGCAAGATTGGCAGCCAGATGGCGGTGGTCGCGCAGGCCTTTGGCATGCGAGTGGTGGCCTGGAGCCAAAATCTGACGGCGGAAAAAGCCGCGCAGCAGGGGGTTCACCTGGCGGAATCTAAACAGGCGCTGTTTGAACAAAGCGATTTTGTTTCCGTCCATCTGGTGCTAAGTGAACGCACTCGCGGGCTGGTGGGCCAGCAGGAGCTGCAGGCAATGAAAAAAACCGCTTACCTGATCAACACCTCACGTGCGGCCATTGTCGACCGTGCTGCGTTGATTGACGCCTTGCAGAACCAGCGGATAGCTGGGGCCGGGCTGGATGTGTTCGAAGTCGAGCCTCTGCCGCTCGACGATATCTTCCGCCGTCTGCCCAATGTGTTGGCGACGCCGCATCTGGGCTACGTGGCGGATGATAACTATGGCATTTATTTCCGCGAAGCGATCGAAGACATCGTGGCGTTTCTCGCCAATGAACCGATACGCCGTTTGAGCTAG